The Raphanus sativus cultivar WK10039 chromosome 6, ASM80110v3, whole genome shotgun sequence sequence TTGGTTAGGAGTCGAGTGGAGAAACAGATCGCATGGAAGCATCCAGTAGATGGCTGGTTTAAACTGAATATTGATGGAGCAGCTAGAGGTAATCCGGGACTGGTCACTGCGGGTGGAGTCTTGCGGAGCGAATATGGAAGGTGGGAATGGGGCTTTGCTCTTAATATTGGCATCTGCTCTGCTCCGTTGGCAGAACTGTGGGGTGTTTATTATGGTCTGTGCTTAGCATGGAATCAGAGTATACCGAGGCTGGAGGTAGAAGTTGATTCAGAGAGTGTGGTGGGCTTTCTTCAGATAGGGATTCATGATACTCATCCCTTGTCCTTCCTAGTACATTTGTGCTATGACTTCATTTCAAGAGACTGGATAGTCAGATTTATTCATGTGTATAGGGATGCTAATCGTCTAGCAGATGGATTAGCTAACTATGTGTTTTCTTTGCAGTTTGGTTTACATTACTTTGAGTCGGCTCCGGAGCATGTTGCTTCTGTTTTGTTGGAGGATTGTAATGGAGTGTCTAGAACTCGGCGAATTTGTATGTAgttgtttggttttgttttgaataaaaaataggGGACCATGTCCCCTGCCAcctaccaaaataaaaaaataccatCATACGCTGTTTATGTCACGTATTCGGGTTAAGATCTCATCTACAAATGTCCAAGGCCTAGGATAAAATCCTATTAGAGATGCAAACTTTTAAGTGATCGATCAATTACCAGGGGAGATAATCTGGTAAACCAAAGTTTACAAACACAAACTTAGGAGGTTAGGCAGAGTACAAAACAAACGTTTCCTTGTTGACTTACTATGTTCGGCCTTATCAATTTTGTGTGCACAAGACGAATATGGGAGAGAGCTTGTTCCTTACTTACTTGTATGGTACAAACGCAAACTTCATTTCTCACAACACAAGAGATTTACAACAACCAACAGTCACAATAAGCATAGCAGCTATCTATGCTGTCTAAATAATCATATCCAAATTACCAAACCAATTagcttttttttctaaaaagaatcCAGCTTTGAATAGCGATCATGCACCATTTATCATCAGAGACTGAAATGGAACTTTTTTAATCTCCACAAACGTTGAGTACTCAGGATTCATGGGTTGCTTCCATGGCTCTCCATCCATTTGCAAGAAGGCATCTTTCCAGTCACCTCCTCTTAGCTCGAATCTAACGGCAGCAGCCTAGTAATGATCACCGGAAACAGAATCTTGTTAATACAAAACTATATGATTCAACATTTTAAGTGTTGTGTTTTGTAAGTTACCTGAGCTATGTGCTTGGCTGAGATGAGCTCAGTCATGACAAATGACGCATGCCATCCATGCTTGAAAGCAAAGATCTCTATCAAACCATCATCAGAATGCGCCTCAACAAATCCTCTCTGATGAACAAAAACAGATAATCATTAGAGACTTGAGTTCAGTGATGATCAAATGAAAACAGTAGAAGAAACAATACCTTCTCTAGGTAGTCTGGTTTTAAGTTACCCCATGGATGACTTCCACTTCCATAGCTTTGGAGATTCAATGCCACAACTGATCTCACACTACAAGACAAACCAAATGCATCAGGTCTAAGCATTAAGATCATAGGCACTTCATACAATTCTTGTTGGGAGGAACTATTTACATTGCTTGGGTTCCCAGCAAAGACGTGAAATCACTTTTTATTTTGACATTTCGACCCGAAAAAAAAAGATCGAAAGCTTACTTTTTAGGGACGGCGATCTCTTCCCATTGAGAGCAGTTAACCTTCTTGATGTGGATTTTCAATATGTTCCTAAGTCCCCTGCAGATTTAAGTAGCACAAACAACGGTTTCAGTAACACTAAGAATTACACAATCAAAAGCGATAATAACTAACCTTAAACCTGGATCACTGACACAAGGAGTGCAAAACCAACCCTGAGTGCAACTAAAGCCAGAATAAATAAGCTGCAAACAGCAAAAAAGTTGCGTAGTTAAGTAATAACAGAGAGATTTCAATTTTGGCTgaagaaaatagaaaacaaaacctTGTTTGAGATAGGGCCTTGAGCAAGATATGGTTTAGTGTTGCGAAGATGATGGAAGCCATACGCAACTTGAGCATCCATACCTATGCTTAAGTAATTGTAGAACACACCTTCATAGGTCTTCGCCACTGGTGGCGCGTCTACTCCAGCTTCCAAACCCTCGTCAAGTTGGTTTTCCTCGGCTGGTTTTAAAGAGTAAGGAGGATCCACAACTTCTCCAGTTGGCATTGACACTAGAATCTTCCAGCTGCAACACCATATATtaacaacaaagacaaagagaacaAGAGCGATGAAAAACAAAACTCTTTTTTCTTACCTATCTAGTCGAGCAACTGGACCCATGCTTGCACGATGGAGTGTTCTTTTAACAGCAGATCTCCAAGCAAAAGGGAACGAACCACCCTGAAAGAAACACAAACTCAGTTTCACTATTCAAACAGACTTGAATAAGATAAGAGAGAGGAGGAAAGATTGACTCACCCAACCAAAACTCCTTGAGAGATCATTTCCTGTACCGAGTGGGATGACGCCGACAGGAGGAATATGTGATGTTTCATCTTTGTTAAGCTCTCCAAGACATCCAAGAACCCAACCAACAGTACCATCACCTCCTGCAACCTATCAAAACAAACAACATTTCACAATTTAACAGCTGAAAAAACGTTAGTTAAGAAGATATGAGATTGTGTATACAACTCACCATAATCCTCAACCTAGCTCTGCATTCTTTAGCACATTCATCTCCTTCCGCTGCAACTTTCTCCAGACACGCCAAACCGTATCGAACAAACTCATGCGGCTTCACTTCCGTCAGATCAAACACCTGTTATTTTTATAGAATCACCAATGAAAACTTCAATATCAAAGCttaatccaaaaagaaaaaagaaacttcaCAAAATTCCAAATAATCTTCCACCCTTCAAACAGAAACTCAGCATTAAAGAAGACtcaaaatattcaatttttgaAGTCAACTCATCATTCAAGAAACACACAATTTTCTCAACTAGATCCAGCATCAACTAAGCATGAAACACAAAACACAcagttgaaaaataaatattagaaaatcTGATTAAGACAAGAATACAAAACACATATCTTTTACACACTAAACCAATCCATTATCCATAGATCAGGCAGGTTAGGTTCAATCTAACTGGAAAGACCCACTAAAGTAGATATGAATGAGATTTCAAATCTCTTCACAAACCCCAACAAAAACATATTGTTTGACCTTAACCAAAATGTTTCATCTTTTAAGTCAACTTATCATTTCAacgacaaaaaaagaaaaaaaaaaatcccctACCTAACCAAAAGCACATCAACCAAGCATGAACACTTATAACAGTTGagtaattaattttcttaactgaagcaaaaaaataaaagagaatctGATCAAGACAGAACACAAAACACATCTCTTTCACACACTAAATCAATCCATAGATCAGACCGATCACGTTCACAAAGTAGATATGAATTAGATTTcacaaaccaattaaaaaaaaagaatttttttatgtttggtcTTAACCAGAAACAGAGAGATTCATTACATAGAAAAagtcacttaaaaaaaaagacaaaaccaaaCCTGTTCATCGCTCATCAACTGTTGAAGCCTCTCTTTAAGCACAGGACCGTGACGACCACCACTTTTAGGATTGATAAACACGACCATCGGCGCGTGAGGAGCCATATCAGCGACGCCGCCACCAGGAAGAAGCAAATGGTCAGGAATGGCCGTGGCATCTTTCCTTTTGATACAGTCACGCATGGCTAAACGGAGATACTCAGGCATCAACAGCCTCTGGCGCAGCTCCTCCTTGTCTACACCAACCCACGTCAGATTAGCAAGCCCACAACCTCTCATCCCCGCCGTTGAATCAACCGTAGATGGCCGTGAAGCAACGAATTTCTCCGTCGTTGCATCcattaaacacacacaaaaaaaaggtGAATACTTTTCGTGCTGTGATTGGAGGAAATGGAGAATATTCGAAACCCAGATAAATCAAAAATTGGATTTTGACGActgggttttttttttccttgtggATTCAAATCAGCCAATCTTCATTGAgctgtttgttttgtttttataatattttttccagaGATGTTGAATTTTGAAGACAGCGAAGAAAACGTGTAGCAAtatgttcttttattttcaaaaaggaATTACACGGTTGGATTTAAT is a genomic window containing:
- the LOC108813248 gene encoding diacylglycerol kinase 3, which codes for MDATTEKFVASRPSTVDSTAGMRGCGLANLTWVGVDKEELRQRLLMPEYLRLAMRDCIKRKDATAIPDHLLLPGGGVADMAPHAPMVVFINPKSGGRHGPVLKERLQQLMSDEQVFDLTEVKPHEFVRYGLACLEKVAAEGDECAKECRARLRIMVAGGDGTVGWVLGCLGELNKDETSHIPPVGVIPLGTGNDLSRSFGWGGSFPFAWRSAVKRTLHRASMGPVARLDSWKILVSMPTGEVVDPPYSLKPAEENQLDEGLEAGVDAPPVAKTYEGVFYNYLSIGMDAQVAYGFHHLRNTKPYLAQGPISNKLIYSGFSCTQGWFCTPCVSDPGLRGLRNILKIHIKKVNCSQWEEIAVPKNVRSVVALNLQSYGSGSHPWGNLKPDYLEKRGFVEAHSDDGLIEIFAFKHGWHASFVMTELISAKHIAQAAAVRFELRGGDWKDAFLQMDGEPWKQPMNPEYSTFVEIKKVPFQSLMINGA